Proteins from one Agelaius phoeniceus isolate bAgePho1 chromosome 10, bAgePho1.hap1, whole genome shotgun sequence genomic window:
- the SLC7A14 gene encoding solute carrier family 7 member 14, with translation MSGFVSRLDPRRVPWGAAGHALRARVLRTKPVESMLEGTGAAATQGARLAKVLTTLDLISLGVGSCVGTGMYVVSGLVAKEMAGPGVIVSFIIAAVASILSGVCYAEFGVRVPKTTGSAYTYSYVTVGEFVAFFIGWNLILEYLIGTAAGASALSSMFDSLANHTISRWMISSVGTLNGLGKGEESYPDLLALVIAVIVTIIVAMGVKNSVGLNNVLNVINLAVWVFIMIAGLFYIKSDNWAEGQFLPFGWPGVLKGAATCFYAFIGFDIIATTGEEAKNPNTSIPYAITASLVTCLTAYVSVSMILTLMVPYDAIDTESPLMEMFVVHGFYAAKFIVAIGSVAGLTVSLLGSLFPMPRVIYAMAGDGLLFRFLSHVSSYTETPVVACIVSGFLAALLSLLVSLRDLIEMMSIGTLLAYTLVSVCVLLLRYQPESDIDGFVKFLSEEHTKKKEGILADCEKEACSPGSEGEEFSGPPTNTCGAKNLPSLGDNEMLIGKSDKSAYNVNHPNYGTVDMTSGIEADESENIYLIKLKKLIGPRYYTMRIHLGLPGKMDRPTAATGHTVTTCVLLLFVLMFIFCSFIIFGSDYISEQSWWAVLLVVLMVLLIAVLVFVILQQPENPKKLPYMAPCLPFVPAFAMLVNIYLMLKLSTVTWIRFAVWCFVGLLIYFGYGMWNSTLEISAREEALHQSTYQRYDVDVDPFSVDDGFSFAPEGESYPAWGPSEDKSFSYQQMAGAKESHRTSGRSKSKGRHKPPSDALIANDELDYSPE, from the exons atgaGCGGGTTCGTGTCCCGGCTGGACCCGCGGCGGGTGCCCTGGGGGGCGGCGGGCCATGCCCTGCGCGCCCGCGTCCTGCGCACCAAGCCCGTGGAGTCCATGCTGGAGGGCACgggggctgcagccacccaggGCGCCCGGCTGGCCAAGGTGCTCACCACGCTGGACCTCATCTCCCTGGGagtggggagctgcgtgggcacCGGCATGTACGTGGTGTCCGGCCTGGTGGCCAAGGAGATGGCGGGGCCCGGGGTCATCGTGTCCTTCATCATCGCTGCCGTCGCGTCCATCTTGTCAG GCGTTTGCTACGCTGAATTCGGCGTGCGCGTCCCCAAGACCACGGGCTCTGCCTACACCTACAGCTACGTCACCGTGGGGGAGTTCGTGGCGTTCTTCATCGGCTGGAACCTGATCCTGGAGTACCTGATTGGGACAGCTGCAGGTGCCAGTGCCCTCAGCAGCATGTTTGACTCACTGGCCAACCACACCATCAGCCGCTGGATGATCAGCAGCGTCGGCACACTCAACGGCCTGG ggaaaggagaggagtcGTACCCTGACCTTCTTGCTCTGGTCATTGCTGTCATTGTCACCATCATTGTGGCCATGGGTGTGAAGAACTCGGTGGGACTGAACAACGTGCTCAATGTCATTAACTTGGCAGTTTGGGTCTTCATCATGATTGCTGGTCTGTTCTACATCAAAAGTGACAACTGGGCTGAAGGGCAATTCCTGCCGTTCGGATGGCCAGGG GTGCTCAAGGGGGCTGCAACCTGTTTCTATGCCTTCATTGGCTTCGACATCATTGCTACCACGGGAGAGGAGGCCAAGAACCCCAACACCTCCATCCCCTACGCCATCACAGCCTCGCTCGTCACGTGCCTGACAGCTTATGTGTCT GTGAGCATGATCCTCACACTGATGGTGCCCTATGATGCCATCGACACTGAGTCCCCACTGATGGAAATGTTCGTGGTCCACGGCTTCTATGCAGCCAAATTCATCGTTGCCATCGGCTCCGTGGCTGGCCTCACTGTCAGCTTGCTGGGCTCCCTCTTCCCAATGCCCAGAGTCATTTATGCCATGGCTGGTGATGGGCTGCTCTTCAG GTTTTTGTCCCACGTCAGCTCTTACACAGAAACCCCTGTCGTGGCTTGTATCGTGTCTGGGTtcctggcagccctgctctccttgcTGGTCAGCCTGAGGGACCTGATTGAGATGATGTCCATTGGCACCCTGCTCGCCTACACGCTGGTGTCCGTCTGCGTCCTGCTCCTCCGCTACCAGCCTGAGAGCGACATCGACGGCTTTGTCAAATTCCTCTCCGAGGAGCACACCAAGAAGAAGGAGGGCATCCTGGCTGACTGTGAGAAGGAAGCTTGCTCCCCTGGCAGCGAAGGAGAGGAGTTCTCTGGCCCACCAACCAACACGTGCGGGGCAAAAAATCTGCCGTCGCTAGGAGACAACGAGATGCTAATCGGGAAATCCGATAAATCCGCCTACAACGTGAATCACCCCAACTACGGCACCGTGGACATGACCTCGGGGATAGAGGCAGATGAGTCTGAGAACATCTATCTCATCAAGCTGAAGAAGCTGATCGGCCCTCGGTACTACACGATGCGGATCCACCTCGGGCTGCCGGGCAAAATGGATCGCCCGACAGCGGCCACCGGCCACACCGTCACCACCTGTGTGCTCCTGCTCTTTGTCCTCATGTTCATCTTCTGCTCCTTCATCATTTTTGGGTCAGACTACAtctctgagcagagctggtgggcTGTCCTCCTGGTGGTGCTGATGGTCCTGCTCATCGCTGTGCTGGTGTTTGTGATCTTGCAGCAGCCAGAAAACCCCAAGAAGCTGCCCTACATGGCCCCGTGTCTGCCCTTCGTCCCTGCCTTCGCCATGCTGGTCAATATCTATCTCATGCTGAAGCTCTCCACTGTCACGTGGATCCGATTTGCTGTCTGGTGTTTTGTGG GTCTGCTCATCTACTTTGGCTATGGGATGTGGAACAGCACGCTGGAGATCAGTGCCCGGGAGGAGGCCCTGCACCAGAGCACCTACCAGCGCTACGACGTGGACGTCGACCCCTTCTCCGTGGACGATGGCTTCTCCTTCGCCCCTGAGGGTGAGAGCTACCCGGCCTGGGGTCCTTCTGAGGACAAGAGCTTCTCGTACCAGCAAATGGCGGGCGCCAAGGAGAGCCATCGGACAAGTGGCAGGTCGAAAAGCAAAGGCCGGCACAAACCGCCGTCGGATGCTCTGATCGCCAATGACGAGCTGGACTACTCGCCCGAGTAG
- the CLDN11 gene encoding claudin-11: MVATCLHLAGFVCSFVGWIGVVVATATNDWVVTCGYTITTCRKMDELGSKGLWADCVMATGLYHCKPLVDILILPGYVQACRALMIAASVLGLPAIFLLITVLPCIRMGHEPGAAKYRRSQLGGILIILLAMCGVVATIWFPVCAHRETTIMSFGYSLYTGWIGSALCLFGGCVIVCCSGDAQTFGENRFYYGSGSSSPTHAKSAHV, from the exons ATGGTGGCCACCTGCCTGCACCTGGCTGGATTTGTCTGCAGCTTCGTGGGGTGGATCGGGGTGGTTGTGGCCACGGCCACCAACGACTGGGTGGTGACTTGCGGCTACACCATCACCACCTGCAGGAAGATGGATGAGCTGGGATccaaggggctgtgggcagaCTGTGTCATGGCAACAGGTCTCTACCACTGCAAACCCCTCGTGGACATCCTCATACTGCCAG GGTATGTCCAGGCGTGTCGAGCGCTGATGATCGCCGCCTCGGTCCTGGGCCTGCCCGCCATCTTCCTGCTGATCACGGTGCTGCCCTGCATCCGCATGGGCCACGAGCCCGGGGCAGCCAAGTACCGGCGCTCCCAGCTGGGAGGgatcctcatcatcctcctgG ccatgtgcgGCGTGGTGGCCACCATCTGGTTCCCGGTGTGCGCGCACCGCGAGACCACCATCATGAGCTTCGGCTACTCGCTCTACACGGGCTGGATCGGCTCTGCCCTCTGCCTCTTCGGCGGCTGTGTCATCGTCTGCTGCTCGGGGGACGCGCAGACCTTCGGCGAGAACCGCTTCTACTACGGCTCGGGCTCCAGCTCGCCCACCCACGCCAAGAGCGCTCACGTGTAG